The genome window TAACAATGTCAAATTGTAAGAGAGATTTAAtctatttttagaaaataaaatcGTACAATTTATCTCTGTGCTCATGttctgtagtaaggccacgtcataCTGGATATGGAGTTATGTATGATATTGTGGGTCACATGACGTGTTTTATTTGTttaataaaattttaaatttgcacgTAGAAAAGTAGCATGTAGATACGCCATAAAAGCGTACACCATCTATAGGCACACAAACCCTATATATTCAATAATGTATGTTGAAtttagaagaagaaaatgatgagcTATGATGTAAAATGATGTAGACTTAGACTATCTTCAGTGGGTATGGGGATAGTCTAAACCTATATTATTCTATATCACGTGATCAACTTATATCATTCTACATCATGTAAATCACATGATGTAAAATAATGTAGGCTTAGACTATCCTCGTACACATATTCAATATTCACTCTACGAACAGCACAACTTATAGTGTAGAATAATGCAAAATAGTGTTTTTGGCTAAACTATGAATAAACTGTTACATATGGTCTTACGAAACTAAAACATTATCGTTATAAAAATGGgggaaataaaaaaaataatgaTGAACCTTGAATAGAGTTTTGGCATCCTTTACAAATGTACCAATACCATTACACCAATAATATAATTTAATTTGATATAAACAAAAATCTCTATTTTTTAAGCGAGAGTCGTGTGTGGTACTTTGAAAAAAACTCACAGTTGGGTTCGACCTTGCCGTCTCCCACTCTCCCTTCTCGCGCCGTTGGAGGCAaatcgccgcgccgccccctccgCCCCCGTTGTCCGCCTTGGTTCCCTCCTCGCACCTCCCTCTTCTGCCCCCTCCCTCGTTGCCCGCCCTCCAGCGACAACTGCTCCCCTCCCACACGCGCGACTCCTCCCAGCACCGTTTAGGGTCTCGCGACTCGGCGGCGAGGCGGCCTTTGTCGGCAAACTCGGGCACGACGAGTTCGGAAGAATGCAcgcggccatcctccacaacaacGGCATCGACTACTATGTCGTCGTCTTCGATGTGGGCGCGCGCACTGCACTCGTCTTCGTCACCCTATGCGCCGATGGGGAGCGTGAACCCCAGTGCCGACATGGTCCTCAATGCCAACGAGCTCATTATGAGGGTGAGTTTCCCTGGCTCCATGGTGGCCCCATACATTTGCGCTCCATGATCTGTAGACGATCCCATCTATTGATTTTGATGCTTGGATCTAGGAAGCGACCACTAGGTTTCTTGCATTAATTTCGTGTGGAGATGGCGCGACACAACCCTGACGGTGATCCTCTTCGCCGCATTCTCACATATATGCATCGCCATCTCTTTCCTTCCCTCTCCCGTCCAGTGGCGAAGCCAGCATGGAATCGAAGCCTGAGCACTCGGACCTCTGGTTACTGGCTATTGCTGTCCCTGTACTTGCTGGTGTCTATATGGTGGTGTGGATGCCTGTACCCGCGAGGCGAACACCACACATGGGTGGATGCGGAGCCCGGGCATATGCCCGGGCGTGCGAGGCATTGACTCTGCCACTGCTCCCTTCATAGATCTGCTGAATAGTCGTTGTCACGTTCTTGTTCTTGAGGGCCATGTGCCATGCGCGTGGTGGACTGATGCATGGAGAAGAGCGTTCTTGTTCTAGAGCCTAGCAACCATGTGTGTACTTTTTTACTGTTGAAATGAACTTCTTGTCATACTTCTGTGGGGAAACAAAATTGAAGCATTCTTTTTCTGTAGATGTTGGCATCTAATTTCCTTCCTACACAATAATGGTTTCTATTTATCATCTATTGCTTATGAAATAAATTGAACCAATAGTTGATCTCTTATTCTTGCTGGGAATGGacatctttctttcttttttaaaTAATCGGAGATAGTAGTAATGTTGACATTGCTCCATTTCATTTATGATGAATATGGACATCCTTTATGGCAGTGCCTGCTTGCATTAGTAGCCAACAATCATTTTGTTTTAGTTGTACATATACATGCACTTTCATGCCCCCAACTGTTTGCATGTCACTTTGACAAAGTTATTTATATTATGTGGATAAGAGCTTTTGCATTCTAGAACCATGCCAACCGATGTCCACTGGTGTCATCACAGGTTCTAAAACCGTGCTAGAATTTGCATTTTAAAGCAGTTGCTACACTGATGACTAGTATATTTCCCCTCATTTTCTTGAGTATTTTAtctttatttaggaaaaggtgaagGTAAAAACAGCTAGCTTTTGTTGCAAGCATGTTCACATGAAGCCCTTTTATATAGATAAATTAATGTTCATTCCGTTTCATAATTTCTTAGAGGAAAAGGTGAAGGTAAAAACAGCTAGCTTTTGTTGCAATCATATTCACATGAAGCCCTTTTATATAGATAAATTAATGTTCATTCCGGTTCATAATTTCTTAGAGGTATGCACGACCTGCTGAATTTGGCCTAACAAATGGCTGAATTCTCACCTTTTACGTTTTGTTTACACTTGTGTCCTACAACCTCATTTTATAGATAATCTGATAATATATAGGTGGAGTACCTTCCTGTTTTCTACCCTCTTGAGATCAAGCAAGAGAATGCCCTTCATTATGGGAGGACGTAAGTATGGGTGGGTGGGTTTGTAGGGGCTCTTGCGCCTTCTTTTTGTTAATATATGATGGCCCAACTCTGAACAAGAAGGGGTTCAATTAAATAATTTTTGGCAATTAGCAAATAATTTTTCACAATTGAAGAAAAAGAGGTTTGGTTGAATAAAAACAATACTAAATGACACTGTGTTGTTCAGCTCTGACTCAAATTTTATATGTTCATAAATAGATATTTGTTGGTAAGGGACATAACACTTCACATGCCCATATGACTTTAGAAGCTCATGGATCCTTTTAGTGTCTCCTGAAATTGAGGTAACTACAATACATATTGTTGAGAGCTGCCATCTTGGGTAAGAGTTGTACTAACCCCTCTTCGTTCTCATGTTTGAAAGGTATATGAAGGGATGATAGTTTGATGCCATCCACGTGACAGTGACCTTGAGGTAAGATGATCAAATACATATCACTATCTATTTCTTTTTCTCTGTCCATACTTGAGACCAATGTCTCTTTGGTAGATGGATCCTATGAAACTAAATAACTTACAGACATCCGAGCCCTTAGAAAGGTTCAAATTGTCCGTTTGTCTCCACCTCGATTGGTATATCTTCTTTCCGCTCTTTTACTGAGATATCATGAGAGATGGTGTTTCTTTTATGTAAAAGAAACACAATAGTGCAATGCCTGATCAGTTGGTTAATTGAGCACTGTAACTTGGATAGATGTTGTGGATCATTTCTTTGTCACACCACATGAGATAGCTGCATCGTGCATTTATTTTGTGCTTCCACTAACAAAGATTAGACGCTAAGCAGTAATAGAGAGGCACTGAATACCAGCATTCTACATTAATACATTATGCAGGCCATTGACACCAATATAGATCATGTTGAGCCTGAGCACAAAGACCTTCTGAGAGGTTATTAACAGCAACCTGCATCTTCACATTACTTTTACAACAGGATTTACATTGCCTCATTAATATGATGACATCCAAATTATCTTTTCGCAGTCCATGAAGTGGGAGGTGGCTCTACAATGTGTTGCATCCACTCAGTTGGATCTAATCTTACTCGTACTAGGGAGCTACTAGAGTTGTAGTAGAATGTGTTCATGCAGAGCGGGCAAGAAGCTTTCACAGTGGGTAAGGATTCAAACAGGACTCCAACAAGTGTGCATGAGGTATATACACAATTTGATCTCCCAATAGTCAAGAAATGTTATAGTCTAGTGTCTTGGTGATCTCAAATATTGTGTTAAATGTATTTGTCTAAAACATTCTTGCAGCTGGTTGTACCTATTTGTTCCCTGGAAACTGGAGTGCTTGGAAAGAGAATCAAAAGGTCTCTAACTGGTGGGCATGAGATGCAGTCTACCCAGGACAAGTGATCAGGGAGGCTAGCATGGTAAACTTGACATTTCTCCTCATAAATTATCATAAGTCGCACATAACTCAATCCTACAAAATAAATATGTTCATCTTATAACTAACATCACCGCTGCATGACAGCATGAATGGTGAGCTGTAATTTTCCATGAAAATGCTGCAGGTGAAGGAAGCAATACTCCAACATGTCAAGTTACAAAACCTTCAAGTTCAGTGAGATGGGGTGACAGGAGTAGCTAACCACAGTTGAGGCGACAAAAATACATATCCAAGTTTAGGTCCTTGTGCAGATAGACAGATAAACAAGTATGACAGTCACTTCAGAAGTAGCTTCCACTCCCTATGTTTTGCAAGGTAGAGAGCTCCACGATGTAGATTCCAGACCCAATGTTGCGCAAGGTAGTAAAAGTTGTACACATCTGTTAGCCTGTTGCTGTTGTTGATCTGGTGATGAACATTCTCTTCTACAAAATCAAAAGATGTTTTATTTACATAGAAATTGGACATATGAAGCTTCTGTTGAGTGCATGATAATTCAATATATTATGGGTTATATTCCATGATATGAATTCATATGATGTGTTTCTTGTGATGACGATTATAGTTGTGTCACAAATGCTTCGCCACATCACTTGCCATGCCAGGTGCCACCTCGCAATTTGTGGAAAAAATCGTCACAACAATTTTGTCACGTCATCTGCCACGTAATCAAATCTATGACAAATGTTTTTGTTATAAAGGTTTTGCCACACCATCGCCATGTGGCAATGCATGGTTGTACTAATTGTGACGTTTTTACAGTCACTTATGACGAAATAGAGAGTCATAGATTTAGTGACGAATCTAGTGTGTGTCATAAAATCTATGACGATTTTTTTATAATCGTCATTGTAGTCCATTTAACACGCACCTTCTATGACGGTGGCCTTTTCGTCATAATGGCGTCACCAAAATACAACCTATGACAAATAAACACTAGTTAGTGACATAATCATAATGTCATAGAAGGCCTAAAAGGTTGTAGTGATTCTAGCTTCACTtgagtattctttttgtaggaaaaatctcaaacccaagagactctaaagagattcttgaggcgggatcaaaatgagttcggattaagaataaaaagattagaagcgacaatggaacggagttcaagaattctcaaattgaaggatttcttgaggaagagggcatcaagcatgagtttcttCTCCCTatgcacctcaacaaaatggtgtagtggagaggaggaatataactcttttggatatggcaaggaccatgcttgatgagtacaagactccggatcggttttgggtggaagcGATTAACATcgtttgctactccatcaaccgactctaccttcatcaaatcctcaagaaaacatcgtatgaactcctcaccggtaaaaagcccaatgtttcctattttagagtttttgggagcaaatactttattcttattaagagaggtagaaattctaaattttctcctaaagcagtagaaggatttttatttggttatgactcaaacacaagggcatatagagtcttcaacaagtccattggattagttgaagtttcttgtcacATTGtgattgatgagactaatggctcccaagtggagcaagttgatcttgatgaacttgatgatgaagaggctccatgtgtcgcgctaaggaacatgtccattggggatgtgtgtccaaaggaatccgaagagcttccacaagcacaagatcaaccaccaTCTTTCGTACAAGCATCTCCacgaactcaagatgaggaaatggctcaagaagaagaggatgaagatcaagactatgagccacctcaagaagaggacattgatcaagggggagatgaagatgatcaagacaaggaagatgatcaatagATTCAAGATCAAAGGTTGCCACACATAAGAGTCCACCaaacaattcaaagagatcaccccgtcaactccatacttggtgacattcacaagggggtaaccact of Zea mays cultivar B73 chromosome 8, Zm-B73-REFERENCE-NAM-5.0, whole genome shotgun sequence contains these proteins:
- the LOC109941599 gene encoding uncharacterized protein, translated to MIIYEEKCQVYHASLPDHLSWVDCISCPPVRDLLILFPSTPVSREQIGTTSSCTLVGVLFESLPTVKASCPLCMNTFYYNSSSSLVRVRLDPTEWMQHIVEPPPTSWTAKR